Proteins encoded by one window of Macaca thibetana thibetana isolate TM-01 unplaced genomic scaffold, ASM2454274v1 unplaced_scaffolds68, whole genome shotgun sequence:
- the LOC126947284 gene encoding double homeobox protein 4C-like, translating into MALPTPGDGALPAGARGRGRRRRLVWTPSQREALRACFERNPYPGIATREELAQAIGIPEPRVQIWFQNERSRQLRQHRRESRPWPGKRGPQEGRRKRTAVTRSQTALLLRAFQQDRFPGIATREELARETGLPESRIQIWFQNRRARHPGQGGGAPAHAGGPGDAAPGGCPPAPSPVAFTHTGAWATGLPAPHVPCAPWTLPPGAFVGQGAGAVAPLQPSQAAQAAGISHPAPAGGDWDFSYAALATPEGALSHPQTPRGWPPRPSQWRGDGDAQHHSLPGPCSVGQPGPAGAEPQGQGVLAPPTSQGSPWWGWGQGPQVAGAAWEPQVGAAPPPGPAPPEASAGQEQMQAIRAPSPPLQEPGRSSALPCSLLDELLETPEFLQQGQPLLETEAPTELQDVGEPALLEPLLLSEEEYRALLEEL; encoded by the coding sequence ATGGCTCTCCCGACACCCGGCGACGGCGCCCTCCCGGCGGGAGCCCGAGGACGAGGACGGCGAAGGAGACTCGTTTGGACCCCGAGCCAGAGGGAGGCCCTGCGAGCCTGCTTTGAGCGGAACCCGTACCCGGGCATCGCCACCAGGGAAGAGCTGGCCCAGGCCATCGGCATTCCGGAGCCCAGGGTCCAGATTTGGTTTCAGAACGAGAGATCGCGCCAGCTGAGGCAGCACCGGCGGGAATCTCGGCCCTGGCCCGGGAAACGCGGCCCGCAAGAAGGCAGGCGAAAGCGGACCGCCGTCACCCGGTCCCAGACCGCCCTGCTCCTGCGAGCCTTCCAGCAGGATCGCTTTCCAGGCATCGCCACCCGGGAAGAACTGGCCAGAGAGACGGGCCTCCCGGAGTCCCGGATTCAGATTTGGTTTCAGAACCGGAGGGCCAGGCACCCAGGCCAGGGTGGCGGGGCACCGGCGCACGCAGGCGGCCCGGGCGACGCGGCCCCCGGCGGGTGTCCCCCCGCTCCCTCGCCGGTCGCCTTCACCCACACCGGGGCGTGGGCCACGGGGCTTCCCGCCCCCCACGTGCCCTGCGCGCCCTGGACTCTCCCACCGGGGGCTTTCGTGGGCCAGGGAGCAGGGGCCGTCGCCCCGCTGCAGCCCAGCCAGGCTGCGCAGGCAGCAGGGATCTCCCATCCTGCCCCGGCAGGCGGGGATTGGGATTTTTCCTACGCTGCCCTGGCGACTCCGGAAGGGGCGCTCTCCCACCCTCAGACTCCCCGGGGGTGGCCTCCGCGCCCGAGCCAATGGCGGGGGGATGGGGACGCGCAGCACCACAGCCTGCCGGGCCCTTGCTCGGTGGGACAGCCTGGGCCCGCTGGAGCTGAGCCGCAGGGCCAGGGTGTGCTGGCGCCGCCCACGTCCCAGGGGAGTCcgtggtggggctggggccaggggccCCAGGTCGCCGGGGCGGCGTGGGAGCCCCAAGTCGGGGcagctccacctccggggccCGCGCCCCCGGAGGCCTCCGCGGGGCAGGAGCAGATGCAAGCCATCCGGGCGCCCTCCCCGCCGCTCCAGGAGCCTGGGCGCTCGTCTGCACTCCCCTGCAGCCTGCTGGATGAGCTCCTGGAGACCCCCGAGTTTCTGCAGCAGGGGCAACCTTTGCTAGAAACGGAGGCCCCGACGGAGCTGCAGGACGTGGGAGAGCCCGCTTTGCTGGAACCGCTACTCCTCAGCGAGGAGGAGTACCGGGCTCTGCTGGAGGAGCTTTAG